From a region of the Prevotella melaninogenica genome:
- a CDS encoding DUF2851 family protein has product MEQLIHYVWKHKLFPLTGLKTTDGQEVEVIDTGLHNHNAGPDFFNAKVKIGGTLWVGNVEIHDRASDWFLHRHDRDPNYNNVILHVAESIDVDVKTRRGDYPPQMRLQVPTAVREHYEELLTTDEYPACYRIIPSLSKLMVHSWMSALQTERLEQKTEAIAQRVKDCDGSWEAAYFVTLARNYGFGINGDAFETWAKLIPLQSVAHHRDNLMQIEAFFLGQAGLLDIAAIPERYQQQALNDSYFTELKSEYQYLAHKFGLQAMDANQWRFLRLRPQNFPHIRIAQLAHLYYEQRAGLSQLLECESVKQVRELLATQVTHYWETHYVFGEESAKSEKKLSAASLNLQIINTVAPILFAYGKHKNSEKYCERAFDFLETLKAEENHIVRMWKEVGLMVETAGDSQALIQLKKEYCDRKDCLRCRIGYEYLKGSSSIKG; this is encoded by the coding sequence ATGGAACAACTCATCCACTACGTATGGAAACACAAGCTGTTTCCGTTGACAGGGCTTAAAACCACTGACGGACAAGAGGTGGAGGTCATTGACACTGGACTACATAATCACAACGCTGGGCCTGACTTCTTCAATGCAAAGGTGAAGATAGGCGGTACGCTGTGGGTGGGGAATGTGGAGATACACGATCGTGCCTCCGATTGGTTTCTACACAGACACGACCGCGACCCGAACTATAACAATGTTATCCTGCACGTGGCTGAGTCTATCGACGTTGATGTTAAGACACGAAGGGGCGATTATCCGCCACAGATGCGACTGCAAGTGCCGACGGCTGTGCGAGAACATTACGAAGAACTGCTCACAACTGATGAATATCCGGCTTGTTATCGTATCATTCCGAGTCTGTCAAAACTAATGGTTCATTCGTGGATGAGTGCCTTACAGACGGAAAGGTTGGAACAGAAAACAGAGGCGATAGCCCAACGAGTGAAGGACTGTGACGGCTCTTGGGAAGCAGCCTACTTCGTTACACTTGCCCGCAACTATGGTTTCGGCATCAATGGGGATGCTTTCGAGACATGGGCTAAGCTGATTCCTTTGCAGAGTGTGGCGCATCATCGGGACAATCTCATGCAGATTGAAGCTTTCTTCTTGGGGCAAGCTGGATTGTTAGATATAGCAGCTATCCCCGAAAGATATCAACAGCAGGCACTGAACGACAGCTATTTCACAGAGCTGAAAAGCGAATATCAGTACTTAGCACATAAGTTTGGACTACAAGCGATGGATGCCAATCAATGGCGATTCCTCCGCCTACGGCCGCAGAACTTTCCGCATATCCGTATCGCACAGCTCGCTCACCTCTACTATGAACAGCGGGCTGGATTATCTCAGTTGTTGGAGTGTGAGAGCGTTAAGCAGGTGAGGGAGCTATTGGCAACACAGGTGACACACTACTGGGAGACGCATTACGTCTTTGGTGAAGAGAGTGCTAAGAGCGAGAAGAAACTATCAGCAGCATCATTAAATCTGCAGATTATCAATACCGTTGCGCCTATCCTCTTCGCATACGGCAAACATAAGAACTCGGAGAAGTACTGTGAACGTGCCTTCGACTTCCTCGAAACCTTGAAAGCAGAGGAGAATCACATCGTTAGAATGTGGAAGGAAGTGGGGCTAATGGTAGAGACTGCGGGTGATTCGCAAGCCCTTATACAACTAAAGAAGGAGTATTGTGACCGAAAAGATTGCCTCCGCTGTAGGATTGGTTATGAGTATCTGAAGGGGAGTTCATCAATAAAGGGTTAG
- a CDS encoding S26 family signal peptidase, with translation MIDKEKAALNPKKQWAKFICVLVLYLLFLFWVKSWWGLLVVPFIYDVYITKKIRWKWWEDSEGPIRFVMGWVDALVFALVAVYFINLFFFQNYVIPSSSLEKSLLTGDYLFVSKVSYGPRIPETPLTMPLTQHTLPIINTKSYISWPHWDYRRVKGLGKVQLNDIVVFNFPAGDTIMSEPAYQGNDYYHDVYTLGTNFLAQQNPNINLSAMNTLQQRAFFDKAYATGRAYIVRNIGTYGALDWRPTDRRENYVKRCVGLPGQTLQIKDKIVYIDGKANKEPEKVEYTYFIKFKNIAVSDFIGERYDELRKDLEISDEDVQTLSLLKGYDLSQGKVLNKDILSYDGYMPLTKRAVAELKRQGLVQSIRPVTDRDLYSGPYYPLNGFTGWTRDNYGPIWIPAKGKSIKLTLENLPVYERCIKVYENNDLQVKNGKIYINGKLSNSYTFKMDYYWMMGDNRHNSADSRFWGFVPEDHVVGKPIFIWWSSDPDRKGFGGIRWHRLFNWVDNIK, from the coding sequence ATGATAGACAAAGAGAAAGCAGCCCTGAATCCTAAGAAGCAATGGGCAAAGTTTATTTGTGTTCTTGTTCTCTACCTCCTTTTCCTGTTCTGGGTAAAGAGTTGGTGGGGATTATTAGTCGTTCCATTTATCTATGACGTATATATCACAAAGAAGATTCGTTGGAAGTGGTGGGAGGATTCTGAAGGTCCTATCCGCTTCGTTATGGGATGGGTAGATGCACTGGTATTTGCATTGGTAGCAGTGTATTTCATCAATCTGTTCTTCTTCCAGAACTACGTTATTCCTTCTTCTTCCCTTGAGAAGTCGCTCCTTACGGGCGATTACCTCTTTGTTTCGAAGGTAAGTTATGGTCCTCGTATTCCTGAGACACCATTGACAATGCCGCTGACACAGCACACCTTACCAATTATCAATACTAAGAGCTATATCTCTTGGCCACATTGGGACTATCGTCGTGTGAAGGGTTTGGGTAAGGTACAGCTCAATGATATCGTTGTGTTCAACTTCCCTGCAGGTGATACTATCATGAGTGAGCCTGCTTATCAGGGCAATGATTACTACCATGATGTCTATACATTGGGTACAAACTTCCTCGCACAACAGAATCCTAATATCAATCTGTCGGCGATGAACACACTCCAACAGCGTGCTTTCTTTGATAAGGCATATGCTACGGGTAGGGCTTATATTGTGAGAAATATAGGCACCTACGGAGCGTTGGATTGGCGTCCTACTGACCGTCGTGAGAACTATGTGAAGCGTTGTGTAGGTCTTCCAGGACAGACCTTGCAGATTAAGGATAAGATTGTTTATATTGACGGAAAGGCAAATAAAGAGCCAGAGAAAGTTGAATATACCTATTTTATTAAGTTTAAAAACATCGCTGTTTCTGATTTCATAGGAGAACGTTACGACGAACTTCGTAAGGATTTAGAAATCAGTGATGAGGATGTACAGACGCTCAGTCTTCTGAAAGGATATGACTTGAGCCAAGGTAAGGTGCTTAATAAGGATATTCTGTCTTATGATGGTTATATGCCATTGACAAAACGAGCCGTTGCTGAGCTGAAGCGTCAGGGTCTTGTACAGTCTATCCGTCCTGTAACAGATAGAGATCTCTACTCTGGTCCGTATTATCCTCTCAATGGTTTTACTGGCTGGACACGCGATAACTATGGTCCTATTTGGATTCCAGCAAAGGGCAAGTCGATTAAGTTGACATTAGAGAACCTCCCTGTTTATGAGCGTTGTATCAAGGTTTATGAGAACAACGACTTACAGGTTAAGAATGGAAAGATATATATCAACGGTAAACTATCTAATAGCTACACCTTTAAGATGGACTATTACTGGATGATGGGTGATAACCGTCATAACTCTGCTGATAGCCGTTTTTGGGGCTTTGTACCAGAGGATCATGTCGTTGGTAAGCCAATCTTCATCTGGTGGTCAAGCGATCCAGACCGCAAGGGCTTTGGAGGAATCCGTTGGCACAGACTGTTTAACTGGGTTGATAATATAAAGTAG
- the dapB gene encoding 4-hydroxy-tetrahydrodipicolinate reductase yields MKIALIGYGKMGHMIEQIALERGHEIVSIIDVDNIEDFDSPAFASANVAIEFTNPTAAFANYQRAFAHNVKVVSGSTGWMQDHKAEVERMCTEGGQTLFWASNFSIGVAIFSAVNRYLAKIMNGFPQYSVEMEEVHHVHKLDAPSGTAITLAEEIINDLDRKDKWVKGFQHAADGTESGSNKVAPNELPIASIRRDEVPGIHSISYDSEADKITITHDAHSRKGFALGAVLAAEYTKEHTGLLTTSDLFKF; encoded by the coding sequence ATGAAAATAGCATTGATAGGCTATGGCAAGATGGGGCATATGATAGAACAGATAGCCCTTGAGCGTGGCCATGAAATCGTAAGTATTATTGATGTAGACAATATAGAGGACTTTGATTCTCCTGCATTTGCATCGGCTAATGTAGCTATTGAATTTACGAATCCTACGGCTGCTTTTGCCAATTATCAGCGTGCCTTTGCACACAATGTGAAGGTTGTTAGCGGTTCTACGGGCTGGATGCAGGACCATAAGGCAGAGGTTGAGCGTATGTGTACGGAAGGTGGACAGACCTTGTTCTGGGCAAGTAACTTCTCTATTGGCGTTGCTATTTTCTCAGCTGTCAACCGTTATTTGGCAAAGATAATGAATGGTTTCCCACAGTATAGCGTTGAGATGGAGGAGGTACACCATGTGCACAAACTCGATGCACCTTCAGGAACAGCCATAACCCTTGCAGAAGAGATTATCAACGACCTCGATCGCAAAGATAAGTGGGTTAAAGGCTTCCAACACGCTGCCGATGGTACGGAGTCAGGCAGTAACAAGGTTGCTCCTAACGAACTTCCTATTGCCTCTATTCGACGTGATGAAGTGCCTGGTATTCATAGCATCAGTTATGACTCTGAGGCTGACAAGATTACCATTACTCACGATGCTCACAGCCGTAAAGGCTTTGCATTGGGTGCCGTCTTAGCAGCTGAATATACCAAAGAGCATACCGGCTTGCTTACTACAAGCGATTTATTTAAGTTTTAA
- a CDS encoding acyl-CoA thioesterase → MEKKKYIFETRLDVRDYECDIQGIVNNANYLHYTEHTRHRFLKSLGVSFSELHEKGVDAVVARMQLTYKVPFTCDDEIISRMSLKKNGLRWVFSHDLFRASDERLCFHADVDLVTLINGRLGSSKEYDEAFARVL, encoded by the coding sequence ATGGAAAAGAAGAAATACATCTTTGAGACAAGACTGGATGTTCGCGACTACGAGTGCGACATCCAAGGTATCGTTAACAATGCAAACTACCTGCATTACACCGAGCATACACGCCATAGATTCCTCAAATCATTGGGCGTTAGCTTCTCTGAACTTCACGAAAAAGGCGTTGACGCCGTTGTAGCACGTATGCAACTCACTTATAAAGTGCCATTTACCTGCGACGACGAGATTATCTCACGTATGTCATTAAAGAAGAATGGACTACGCTGGGTGTTCTCTCACGACCTCTTCCGTGCCAGTGACGAACGCCTCTGCTTCCATGCAGATGTAGACCTTGTGACACTCATCAATGGTAGATTGGGCAGTAGCAAGGAATATGACGAAGCGTTTGCAAGAGTATTGTAA